One genomic window of Prochlorococcus marinus str. NATL2A includes the following:
- the murA gene encoding UDP-N-acetylglucosamine 1-carboxyvinyltransferase — protein sequence MSSVATIKRNIVPPHLEVKGGRPLSGILKVSGAKNSSLALMAAALLTKEKLLIQNVPQLTDIEVMSEILRNLGAKLTKTNNSIEINSESIHNVELPYELVHSLRASFFCVGPLLTRLGEAKIPLPGGCNIGARPVDEHINGLKALGAEVEVINDVVKAKVSTKDKRLLGANITLKYPSVGATETILMASCLASGKTTISNPAREPEIQDLAKMLNSMGAKVFGAGTKRITILGVESLNGTSHCVIPDRIEAGTFLIAAAITRSPLIIGPVIPNHLSAVISKLKECGCSISQHGNHHLKIIPREISGVDITTSPFPGFPTDLQAPFMSLMATAKGSSKIKERVFEKRMQHVLELNKMGACIYLENNTAYIKGVKELVGSNVEGGDLRSSAAIILACLSAKGNSIFTGLEHLDRGYEKLEEKLTNAGSNISRKFDQITSHSSFSNKIISEDNIDTQKNAA from the coding sequence ATGAGTAGTGTGGCGACGATTAAAAGGAATATTGTTCCGCCACATCTGGAGGTAAAAGGAGGGCGTCCGCTTAGTGGGATCTTAAAAGTTAGCGGGGCAAAAAATTCTTCGCTAGCTTTAATGGCTGCGGCGCTTCTTACGAAAGAAAAACTCCTCATTCAAAATGTCCCACAACTTACGGACATTGAAGTCATGTCAGAGATTCTCCGTAATTTGGGCGCAAAGTTAACTAAAACAAATAATTCTATCGAAATTAATTCAGAGTCCATTCATAATGTTGAATTACCGTATGAATTAGTTCATAGCTTGAGAGCAAGCTTTTTCTGTGTCGGCCCCTTACTTACAAGACTTGGAGAAGCAAAAATTCCTTTACCTGGTGGTTGCAATATTGGAGCAAGACCTGTCGATGAACATATCAATGGTCTAAAAGCTTTAGGAGCGGAAGTTGAAGTTATAAATGATGTTGTAAAAGCTAAAGTTTCTACCAAAGACAAAAGATTACTTGGAGCGAATATTACTCTTAAATATCCCAGCGTCGGAGCCACGGAAACCATCTTGATGGCTTCTTGCTTAGCTTCAGGCAAAACAACAATATCGAATCCAGCTAGAGAACCAGAGATCCAGGATCTCGCAAAAATGCTTAATTCAATGGGAGCAAAAGTTTTTGGAGCAGGAACGAAAAGAATCACAATCCTTGGAGTTGAATCTTTAAACGGGACTTCTCATTGTGTTATTCCAGACAGGATAGAAGCAGGGACTTTTCTTATTGCTGCAGCAATAACACGATCGCCTCTCATTATTGGTCCAGTAATCCCAAATCATTTGAGCGCTGTTATTTCAAAATTAAAAGAATGTGGCTGTTCAATATCTCAACATGGGAATCATCATTTAAAAATCATTCCAAGAGAGATTTCAGGAGTTGACATAACAACAAGTCCATTTCCTGGCTTCCCAACTGATCTTCAGGCTCCATTTATGTCACTGATGGCCACCGCTAAGGGTTCAAGCAAAATCAAAGAAAGAGTTTTTGAGAAGAGAATGCAACACGTTTTGGAGCTAAATAAAATGGGCGCCTGTATTTATCTAGAAAACAATACTGCTTATATAAAAGGAGTAAAAGAACTTGTAGGTTCAAATGTAGAGGGAGGAGATTTACGTTCTTCTGCTGCCATTATCCTTGCATGTCTCTCTGCCAAAGGAAATAGTATTTTCACGGGCCTCGAACACTTAGATAGAGGCTATGAAAAATTAGAAGAAAAATTAACGAATGCAGGTTCTAATATTTCTAGAAAATTTGATCAAATAACATCTCATAGTTCTTTCTCTAACAAAATAATTAGTGAAGACAATATTGATACTCAAAAAAATGCAGCTTAG
- a CDS encoding aspartate aminotransferase family protein, whose product MKTYNRFPLDLIRGKGSWVWDQKGRKYLDGVAGIATCSLGHSDKALIKSLSKQLKRLQHVSNLYGIPEQEELAQWLTSQSFAKSVFFCNSGAEANEAAIKLARKYGHIERNIDNPVILCSKESFHGRTLAAVSATGQTKYHKGFEPMVQGFQFFSYNDSESFENLFDTLEKTGPQIAAVFIEPIQGEGGINIGKKSFFELLRKKCTRSNVLLIFDEVQTGMGRTGTLWGYEQLGIEPDVFTLAKGLGGGHAIGALLVNQLADVFQPGDHASTFGGNPFACRAALTVGQEIQKRDLLNKVTERGNQLKEGLIKLSNKYSDIFISTRGVGLIQGLVIKDNIKTTSLDIVKSALEEKLLLVSAGVKVLRIVPPLTITKKEINELLSRLDKCLMKLS is encoded by the coding sequence ATGAAGACTTACAATCGTTTTCCCTTAGATCTCATTAGGGGTAAAGGCTCATGGGTGTGGGATCAAAAAGGCCGAAAATATCTTGATGGTGTGGCTGGAATTGCAACATGTTCACTAGGCCACAGTGATAAAGCATTAATCAAATCCTTATCAAAACAATTAAAAAGACTTCAACACGTATCTAACCTTTACGGAATACCAGAGCAAGAAGAATTAGCTCAATGGTTAACTTCACAAAGTTTTGCGAAGAGTGTATTTTTTTGTAATAGCGGTGCTGAAGCAAACGAAGCTGCAATTAAATTGGCAAGAAAATATGGGCATATTGAACGTAATATCGACAACCCAGTCATTCTTTGCTCAAAGGAAAGCTTTCACGGAAGAACACTCGCCGCTGTAAGTGCGACAGGCCAAACGAAATACCACAAAGGTTTCGAGCCAATGGTTCAGGGATTTCAGTTTTTTTCTTATAATGACAGTGAATCTTTTGAAAATCTATTTGATACTTTAGAAAAAACAGGTCCACAAATTGCAGCTGTATTTATTGAACCAATACAAGGTGAGGGAGGAATAAATATTGGAAAAAAATCATTTTTTGAGCTCTTAAGAAAAAAATGTACTCGCAGCAATGTTTTATTAATATTTGACGAAGTCCAAACTGGAATGGGGAGAACAGGTACTCTTTGGGGATATGAACAACTAGGTATTGAACCTGATGTTTTCACACTAGCCAAAGGGCTTGGTGGAGGTCATGCCATTGGAGCGCTATTAGTTAATCAATTGGCTGATGTCTTTCAGCCCGGTGATCATGCCAGCACTTTTGGAGGGAATCCTTTCGCATGCAGAGCAGCTCTAACCGTTGGGCAAGAAATACAAAAAAGAGACCTATTAAATAAAGTCACTGAGAGAGGTAATCAATTAAAAGAAGGATTAATTAAACTTTCAAATAAATATTCAGACATATTTATTTCCACTAGAGGCGTTGGGCTTATTCAAGGTCTCGTTATAAAAGACAATATCAAAACAACATCTCTTGATATTGTCAAATCTGCCTTAGAAGAGAAACTACTTCTAGTATCAGCTGGTGTAAAAGTATTAAGGATAGTCCCTCCTCTGACTATTACAAAAAAAGAAATCAACGAGCTTTTATCGAGACTAGACAAATGTCTGATGAAACTTTCATAG
- a CDS encoding bifunctional folylpolyglutamate synthase/dihydrofolate synthase, with the protein MSDETFIAQSNFISESKSKEYKDMNLGIDRMSLAINAMGDPCKKTPAIHIAGTNGKGSIGAFINSVLSLVNIKTGVTTSPHLVDWVERICINKTPISKEEFQSLSLSLSPIAKKYRLTPFECVIAIALKYFTLREVELLILEVGLGGRLDATTAHQYRPIIAFGAIGLDHCEYLGNSLEKVAIEKAAVITTKSTVITATQNNIVKRVLEETAKRKQAVIHWVDPIPSDWELGLSGVIQKENAAVAKGVIESLKNIGWNISEGQLREGLSLAKWPGRLQTTKWEGMPIVVDGAHNPHAANQLSIERDAWTNQESGIIWILGIQKRKDMIGILYKLVREKDLAWIVPVPGQQSWSKDQILSFCPEYKHQIKEAFSVEEVLSTLKKQHRWPSPPPIISGSLYLIGDLFQRKILPS; encoded by the coding sequence ATGTCTGATGAAACTTTCATAGCACAATCGAATTTCATTTCTGAAAGCAAGAGCAAGGAATATAAAGATATGAATCTGGGCATAGATCGTATGTCATTGGCTATTAATGCTATGGGAGATCCCTGCAAAAAAACACCTGCTATTCACATAGCAGGAACAAATGGGAAAGGCTCTATTGGCGCTTTTATCAATAGTGTTCTTAGCTTAGTAAATATCAAAACTGGAGTTACCACTTCTCCCCATTTAGTTGATTGGGTCGAGAGAATATGTATCAACAAGACTCCAATATCAAAAGAAGAATTTCAATCATTAAGCCTGTCTCTTTCTCCAATTGCAAAAAAATATAGGTTGACTCCTTTTGAATGTGTTATTGCAATAGCACTTAAATATTTTACTTTGAGGGAAGTTGAACTTCTTATCCTTGAAGTAGGGCTTGGGGGTAGACTTGATGCAACAACCGCGCATCAATACAGACCTATTATTGCATTTGGAGCTATTGGGCTTGATCATTGTGAATACTTAGGTAATAGTCTAGAGAAAGTAGCTATTGAGAAAGCAGCTGTAATCACTACAAAGAGCACTGTCATTACAGCCACACAAAACAATATTGTAAAAAGAGTTTTAGAAGAGACTGCCAAGAGGAAACAAGCAGTCATTCATTGGGTAGATCCAATTCCATCAGACTGGGAACTCGGCTTATCAGGAGTAATACAGAAAGAAAATGCAGCTGTAGCGAAAGGGGTTATTGAATCCTTAAAAAATATAGGCTGGAATATTTCTGAAGGACAACTTCGAGAAGGCTTATCTCTTGCTAAATGGCCTGGAAGACTTCAAACAACAAAATGGGAAGGGATGCCCATAGTTGTTGATGGTGCACATAATCCTCATGCGGCTAATCAATTATCAATTGAACGGGACGCATGGACTAATCAAGAAAGTGGAATTATTTGGATACTAGGGATTCAAAAAAGAAAAGACATGATAGGCATTTTGTATAAACTAGTTAGAGAGAAAGATTTAGCTTGGATAGTTCCTGTTCCTGGCCAACAAAGCTGGTCAAAAGATCAAATTTTAAGTTTTTGCCCTGAATATAAACACCAAATCAAAGAAGCATTTAGTGTAGAAGAAGTTTTGTCAACACTTAAAAAACAACATAGATGGCCATCTCCACCACCAATCATTTCAGGATCGCTATATTTAATAGGTGACCTTTTTCAAAGGAAAATATTACCAAGTTAA